A part of Neovison vison isolate M4711 chromosome 8, ASM_NN_V1, whole genome shotgun sequence genomic DNA contains:
- the CST11 gene encoding LOW QUALITY PROTEIN: cystatin-11 (The sequence of the model RefSeq protein was modified relative to this genomic sequence to represent the inferred CDS: substituted 2 bases at 2 genomic stop codons): MYAKRRRESGTELANHDRMFLLIHQVRDNGQVPQILLAILVSLMALTYQEKRKTFLSVKEVPPSECYVAATTQYVINDFNEKSDDKXSFQIMRVLKVQKQITDHVXYHVIMEMRQTTCQKFETTNCYFQEGELYKQIECFYSVFVVPWFEKYRILNKNCTNG; this comes from the exons ATGTAtgcaaaaagaagaagagaaagtggGACTGAACTTGCCAACCATGACAGAATGTTCCTGCTCATCCACCAG GTGAGGGACAATGGCCAGGTCCCACAAATCCTGCTGGCCATCCTGGTATCTCTGATGGCCCTCACCtaccaagagaaaaggaaaacctttCTGAGTGTCAAAGAAGTTCCTCCATCAGAGTGCTATGTGGCAGCCACTACGCAGTATGTGATCAATGACTTCAACGAGAAGAGTGACGACAAGTAAAGTTTCCAGATTATGCGTGTCCTGAAGGTCCAAAAGCAG ATTACCGACCATGTGTAGTATCATGTGATCATGGAAATGCGGCAGACCACCTGTCAAAAGTTTGAGACTACTAACTGCTACTTTCAGGAAGGAGAGCTTTATAAG caaATTGAATGCTTCTACTCTGTGTTTGTTGTTCCTTGGTTTGAAAAGTACAGAATCCTGAACAAAAATTGCACCAATGGCTAG